The genomic window CATCAACGGGTTCTTCTTTTTCCTCCAGGTTAGAAATCAAATCTGCATCGTAAACAATCTTGAAATTGACCGTTTCCTCGGCGCGGGGGTGATGATGACGCCCGATGATATCGCAGACCTCATCTATGATATCCCTGCTGGCCGAGAGTTTAGCCAGAATCTCCCGGGCGATGGGCGGCCCCTCTTCTTCCTGATACCTTGCTTCCGTGCTGCCATGCTTACGTTCCGCCTCGTGAATGCCGATATCGTGGAGATAGGCGGCGCACAGAACCACCACCATATCTCCCCGTTCTTCCCTCGCAATCTGCTCTGCCAACCGGGCCACCTTGGTGGCGTGACCGATGCGCCGGAAGTCCTGTCTGAAGTAGCGTTTCATTTCTATCGCCACGCGGTCTTTCAGGAGATCCTTTCTCTGAGCCAGTAATTCCGGCGGCAGTTCTCCCAGGCACTGTTCCGCGTGCTGGCAATAGGAAGCACAGCCGAAATCCATCCGGGGATTGATAATCTTGTTGCCGCAATTTTTACATTTGCGGGCAGACTCATCCTTGAAAAACTCAATGACATGACCGCACTTGGGGCAAGGGACGTCGAAGATGGCCCCCGGTTTCCAGTAGCGCGTATCCTGTCCGGGACATTGCATATCCTTTCACCCTGCCCTTTATCCCAGAATCGCCTTCAGATCCTCATCCACCGTGGTGATCGGCTTGATGTCAAAGGTCTTGACCAGCACATCGAGTACGTTCGGGGTGATAAAGGCCGGGAGCGTGGGGCCCAGGCGGATATTCTTGATTCCCAGGTGCAGCAGGGTCAGCAGTATTGCGACCGCTTTCTGCTCGTACCAGGAGAGGATCATGGACAGGGGCAGGTCATTGACGCCGACACCGAAAGCACCGGCCAGAGCCACGGCGATCTGGATGGCCGAGTAGGCGTCATTGCACTGGCCGATGTCCAGCAGGCGCGGAATACCGCCAATATTGCCCAGCTCTTTGTCGAAAAAGCGGAACTTGCCGCAGGCGAGCGTGAGGATTACCGTATCGGCGGGGGCCTTCTCCACAAACTCGGTATAGTAATTGCGGCCCGGTTTGGCGCCGTCGCATCCCGCAACGAGGAAAAAATGGCGGATGGCCTTACCCTTGACGGCCTCGATGACCTTGTCGGCCACGCCGAGGACCGCGTTTCTGGCAAAGCCCACGAGCACCTCCCGTCCCTTGGTATCCGCCGGGAAACCGGGCAGGGTCAGCGCCTTGTCAATCAGCAGCTTGAAGTTACCGTCGGCGATGTGGGGTACTCCGGGCCAGCCGGTTGGGCCGCTCGTGAAGATGTTGTCCTGATAAGTTTCGCGCGGTTTCTGGATGCAGTTGGTCGTCATCAGTATGGTCCCGGGAAATTCCGCGAACTCTTTGGCCTGATTTTGCCAGGCGGTTCCGTAGTGACCATAGAGATGGGCGTATTTTTTCAAACCCGGATAGCCGTGGGCCGGCAGCATTTCACCGTGGGTGTAGATATTGATGCCCTTGCCCTCCGTCTGCTTGAGCAGTTCCTCCAGGTCTTTTAGGTCATGGCCGGAGACGAGGATGGCCTTGCCCTTTTTAGCCCCCAGGGGTACGCTTGTGGGCGTCGGATGTCCGTAAGTCCCGGTATTGCCGGCATCGAGTAGCTCCATCGTCCGGAGATTTACCGCGCCGCACTTCAGCACCAGGGCGACCCAGTCGTTCAGACCCAGATCCTTTCTCAAGGTGGCTGCCAGCCCTTCCTGGAGGAAAGCAGTAATAGAGTCGTCCTCCTGGCCCAGGATGCGGGCGTGGTGGGCGTATGAAGCCACCCCTTTAAGACCGAAAAGCAGGATGTGCTGGAGCGAGAGAATATCACTGTTGATATCCGGGTCGGACTTCAGACCGACCTTCTCTCCTTGGGCGATCAGGCCGCTCAGGGTTGCCGCCGGCTGGAAAGTGGCCGTTGCCTCGGTAAAATCAATTTTGCCGCCGGCCGCGCGCACTTTTTCTTTCAGGCTTTCCCGCAGGGCGACACATTGCCGGATCAGACCGTCGAAGCGCTGCGGGTCGAAATTCGCGTTGGTGATGACGGCAAAAAGCCCGTCACTGGTGAAGGCGTCGGCCTCCTTGTTGCGAACTCCGACTTTACGACCTTCCAGGGCGTACAGAGCCAGACCCTTCAGGGCATAGACCAGCAGATCCTGCAGAGCGGCCACATCCGGTTCCTTGCCGCAGACTCCCATAATTGTGCAAGCTGCACCTTTGGCGGTTTGTTCACACTGGTAGCAAAACATTTTATTCTCTGCCATCTTGGTATCCCTCCTATGTAAGTGGTTTGATCGTCAGTATTGATTGACTGCACAATAAAGTTAAAGACATAGCCCGCTCGTGCACAGAAAGAGGGCTTCGTAAGCGGTGGGATCGGGGACATCGAGGTTGTGGATCCGGATTGTGATTGCCTATACCATCAAATACTTCTTCTTCACCTCTTCGTTCGCTTCGAGCTCGGCTACAGTCCCTTCAAAGCGAATTCTACCGTTATCAATGACGTAGGCCCGGCTGATCATCTTCAGCGCCGATCTGACGTTCTGTTCCGAAAGGAGAATGCTGATGCCGGCATCCCGCAGCTTGAGAATCTGTTCTTCGAGGTCACGGACAATGAGCGGCGCCAGTCCTTCCGTCGGTTCGTCCAGCAGGAGCAGCTCCGGCCCCCCCATCAGGCCCCGGGCAATGGTGAGCATCTGCTGTTCGCCGCCGCTTAAGTTTCCGGCTCTTCTTGTTTTTATTTCAGCCAGAGCGGGGAATATCTCGTAAACCCTCTCCTTGTTCCATTCGATGCCGCGGCGAAACACTATCTCCAGGTTATCGTCAACGCTTAAATCGGCAAAGACCCGGCGATCATCGGGCACATAAGCGATTCCTTTGCGGAAGTGCAAAAATGGTTTGAGGCCCGTAATGTCTTCATCGTTGAAGGATACGCGCCCTTGCCGGGGGGGGGTCAGGCCCATGATGCTCCGCATGGTGGTGCTCTTGCCGGCGCCGTTTCTGCCCAGGAGCCCTACCACCTCTCCTTTGTTGACGGCGAGGGAGACGCCGAAAAGGATATGGCTGGAGCCGTAATATGTTTCAATCCCCCTTACATCAAGCATACGTCACTCCCCCCCAGGTATGCATCCTGTACCGCCTCGTTGCAGCGCACTTCCTCACAGGATCCCTGGATAATTGTACCGCCTCTCACCATGACCATAATCCGGTTGGCAATTCCGAAGACAATCTCCATGTCGTGCTCGCAAAAGAGGATAGTAAGTCCCATGGTCTGGGAAAGCTTTTTTATAAGGTCAATACAACGCGAGGTTTCTTCGGCGGCCATGCCGGCAGTAGGTTCATCGAGGATCAGGAACTCGGGGCTACCCCCCAGGGCCATGGCGATCTCCAGGACTTTGCGGTCACCGTGGGAGAGGAGCGCTGTTGTGCGATTTTTTTTCTTCAAGAGGCCGACGCTGGCAAGGATCTCATCCGTTTCTTTAATTGCCAGACTTGTCGAAGGGGTAAAGAGGTTCCAGGTTTTTTTCTCGCGTGATAATACGGATATCTGCACGTTTTCAAAAACGGTCAGCCTTTGAAAAACGTTGACTATCTGAAAGGAGCGGGAGATGCGCTTGCGGCAGACCTCATGGGGAGAAAGCCCGGTAATATCTTCATTTTTAAAGAGCACCCGGCCGGAATCAGGCTTGATAATTCCGGTAATGAGGTTAAATAGCGTGGTCTTCCCGGCCCCGTTGGGCCCGATGACGGCCACGATTTCACCTTTTTCCACTGTCAGGTTGGCCTTGTTCACCGCCTTGAAGCCGGCAAAGGTTTTTGATATGGATGTTACCTCTAACACTTATTGCTCCCTTATTTCCGGTTCTATAAATCCTCTTTTGAATTTTTCCTCAACATAGCCAAGGATGCCGTTGGGCAGGAAAAAGATGACGAGCATCATGATAATACCGAGCACAAGCGCCCAATAGCCGGTATAGGTACTCACAAAGGTTCTCAGAACAACGATGACGGCAGCTCCCAGCATGGGTCCCAGGAAGGTAAACCACCCCCCGAGCAAACACATGATGAGGATCTCCAGGGAGAAGGTCCAGAAAAGCATATCGGGGAAAACCGTATTATCCACGACAACAAAAAGAGAACCGGCCACCCCCGCAAAAAATCCGGCCAGGGCCAGGGCCAGGAGTTGATGCATTCTGACGTTTATTCCGATCATCTCGCTGCGCACGGGATTATCCCTGATGCCCTGGAGAGCGCTTCCGAAAGGGGAGTGGAGAATCTTCCACATGATAAAAAGACATACCAGGGTAACGATGACCGTAAAATAGTAGGCGCTCTTCGGCGTGGCAAGGAGCTCCGGAATGGGTACGCCGTGTATCCCGTCATCGCCTCCCGTAAAGGAATACCAGCGGTAAACAATGGCCCAGACTAAGGAACCGAGCGAGATCTGCAGCATGCCGAAATAAAGCTTGGAAAGGCGGATACAGATGATGCCGATAACAAGGCCGAAGGCGGCCGCTACCAGGGGCCCGACAATGAATGCCAGCATTGGGGGCAGAGCCGTCTTCGTCAGTATCAGCGTTGTTCCATAGGCGCAAACCCCGTAGAAGACGGCGTGGTGGAACTGGAAAATCCCCCCGTATCCGAGGACAAGATTCAGGCTCGTGGCCAGCAGGCCGTAGAGTAAAATGATCGAGACGAGATAAACGTAAAAGCGCGGGAGAAATGCAGGGAACAACAGCAGCAGGATAATGCCTGCGCCCAGCCAGAAAAGGGTTTTCTTGCTCATATATGCTCCCTTACCAGGTAGATTTGAGAAGTCCCGTCGGCCGGAACAGCAATACGACCACCACGGCAAGATAGGGGAAAATAATGCCAAATTGCGGCCAGATGAGAATGCCCAATGACTGCGTCAGGCCGAAGATCAGGGCGCCGAGCAAAGCGCCCCAGATGTTTCCCAACCCTCCCATGATGACAATGAGGAAGGCTTCGATAATGAGGTTGTGGTCCATGCCGAGGGTGACACTCACCGTAGGCGCCACGAGGACCCCTCCCAGCCCGGCCAGGTAACAGCCGATGACAAAGACGGAGGCGAAGACCCAGCTTACGTTGATGCCCACCGCTCCTACCATCTCCCTGTCCACGGCCGCCGCCCTTGCTATCTTCCCGATCTTGGTCTTGTTCGTCAGCAGCCAGAGGAGTACTGCCACCAAAGGGCCGGCAAGGAGCAGAAAGAGGTTATAGCGGGGGAAGGGAAGCCCCCCGAAGAGCGGCACAAAACCCTGAAAAATAAGGGGCACGGGCACTGATTTGTACTCGCCGCCCCACACAAGCTTCACGAGGTCGCCAAAAACGAGGGAAAACGCAAAGGTCAGGAGGAGGAGCATGAGGTGTTCCCGTTCGTAGAGGAACTGAAACATCCCCCGTTCCGCAATCAGACTGATAAGGGCCACCACTAACGGGGCAATAAGGAGGGCCATCCAGAAACCGGCCGAGCCCCCGCCGCACAGCTTCGTCACCGTGAAAGCGGCAAAGGCGCCG from Deltaproteobacteria bacterium includes these protein-coding regions:
- a CDS encoding HD domain-containing protein is translated as MQCPGQDTRYWKPGAIFDVPCPKCGHVIEFFKDESARKCKNCGNKIINPRMDFGCASYCQHAEQCLGELPPELLAQRKDLLKDRVAIEMKRYFRQDFRRIGHATKVARLAEQIAREERGDMVVVLCAAYLHDIGIHEAERKHGSTEARYQEEEGPPIAREILAKLSASRDIIDEVCDIIGRHHHPRAEETVNFKIVYDADLISNLEEKEEPVDGEKLGVIMEKLFFTASGRKLAGELLITPHARRGHNEG
- the hcp gene encoding hydroxylamine reductase; this translates as MFCYQCEQTAKGAACTIMGVCGKEPDVAALQDLLVYALKGLALYALEGRKVGVRNKEADAFTSDGLFAVITNANFDPQRFDGLIRQCVALRESLKEKVRAAGGKIDFTEATATFQPAATLSGLIAQGEKVGLKSDPDINSDILSLQHILLFGLKGVASYAHHARILGQEDDSITAFLQEGLAATLRKDLGLNDWVALVLKCGAVNLRTMELLDAGNTGTYGHPTPTSVPLGAKKGKAILVSGHDLKDLEELLKQTEGKGINIYTHGEMLPAHGYPGLKKYAHLYGHYGTAWQNQAKEFAEFPGTILMTTNCIQKPRETYQDNIFTSGPTGWPGVPHIADGNFKLLIDKALTLPGFPADTKGREVLVGFARNAVLGVADKVIEAVKGKAIRHFFLVAGCDGAKPGRNYYTEFVEKAPADTVILTLACGKFRFFDKELGNIGGIPRLLDIGQCNDAYSAIQIAVALAGAFGVGVNDLPLSMILSWYEQKAVAILLTLLHLGIKNIRLGPTLPAFITPNVLDVLVKTFDIKPITTVDEDLKAILG
- a CDS encoding ABC transporter ATP-binding protein, coding for MLDVRGIETYYGSSHILFGVSLAVNKGEVVGLLGRNGAGKSTTMRSIMGLTPPRQGRVSFNDEDITGLKPFLHFRKGIAYVPDDRRVFADLSVDDNLEIVFRRGIEWNKERVYEIFPALAEIKTRRAGNLSGGEQQMLTIARGLMGGPELLLLDEPTEGLAPLIVRDLEEQILKLRDAGISILLSEQNVRSALKMISRAYVIDNGRIRFEGTVAELEANEEVKKKYLMV
- a CDS encoding ABC transporter ATP-binding protein, whose amino-acid sequence is MLEVTSISKTFAGFKAVNKANLTVEKGEIVAVIGPNGAGKTTLFNLITGIIKPDSGRVLFKNEDITGLSPHEVCRKRISRSFQIVNVFQRLTVFENVQISVLSREKKTWNLFTPSTSLAIKETDEILASVGLLKKKNRTTALLSHGDRKVLEIAMALGGSPEFLILDEPTAGMAAEETSRCIDLIKKLSQTMGLTILFCEHDMEIVFGIANRIMVMVRGGTIIQGSCEEVRCNEAVQDAYLGGSDVCLM
- a CDS encoding branched-chain amino acid ABC transporter permease, with amino-acid sequence MSKKTLFWLGAGIILLLLFPAFLPRFYVYLVSIILLYGLLATSLNLVLGYGGIFQFHHAVFYGVCAYGTTLILTKTALPPMLAFIVGPLVAAAFGLVIGIICIRLSKLYFGMLQISLGSLVWAIVYRWYSFTGGDDGIHGVPIPELLATPKSAYYFTVIVTLVCLFIMWKILHSPFGSALQGIRDNPVRSEMIGINVRMHQLLALALAGFFAGVAGSLFVVVDNTVFPDMLFWTFSLEILIMCLLGGWFTFLGPMLGAAVIVVLRTFVSTYTGYWALVLGIIMMLVIFFLPNGILGYVEEKFKRGFIEPEIREQ
- a CDS encoding branched-chain amino acid ABC transporter permease; its protein translation is MDAIYSIIPAGVLSQVFVGLSRTTILFIVASGLTLILGVLRIPNVAHGSLYMIGAFAAFTVTKLCGGGSAGFWMALLIAPLVVALISLIAERGMFQFLYEREHLMLLLLTFAFSLVFGDLVKLVWGGEYKSVPVPLIFQGFVPLFGGLPFPRYNLFLLLAGPLVAVLLWLLTNKTKIGKIARAAAVDREMVGAVGINVSWVFASVFVIGCYLAGLGGVLVAPTVSVTLGMDHNLIIEAFLIVIMGGLGNIWGALLGALIFGLTQSLGILIWPQFGIIFPYLAVVVVLLFRPTGLLKSTW